The Pseudoalteromonas carrageenovora IAM 12662 DNA window ACCGCTTGGCGATATCCCAACTATAAATTTGGATGAGTTTTAGTTCTAGTTAAGAACATGGTGCGGAAGGAGAGACTTGAACTCTCACAACCTAAGTTACTGGAACCTAAATCCAGCGCGTCTACCAATTCCGCCACTCCCGCATAATGTCATTCTTTAAAACAATTTCCTTGGTAAAGAAATTGGCTGGGATACCAGGATTTGAACCTGGGAATGCCAGGATCAAAACCTGGTGCCTTACCGCTTGGCGATATCCCAACAAAGAATTATTTGATAGTTTGAGTTCTTATCAAGAACATGGTGCGGAAGGAGAGACTTGAACTCTCACAACCTAAGTTACTGGAACCTAAATCCAGCGCGTCTACCAATTCCGCCACTCCCGCATACTGTCATTCTTTAAAACAATTTCCTTGGTATAGAAATTGGCTGGGATACCAGGATTTGAACCTGGGAATGCCAGGATCAAAACCTGGTGCCTTACCGCTTGGCGATATCCCAACAAAGAATTAATTGATAGTTTTAGTTCTTATCAAGAACATGGTGCGGAAGGAGAGACTTGAACTCTCACAACCTAAGTTACTGGAACCTAAATCCAGCGCGTCTACCAATTCCGCCACTCCCGCATTATCACTTTGAATTAATCAAAGAAATGGTAGTTATTTTAAACTCTTCATTGAGCTGCAATTTAACTCTTGCAGAGCCACTTCTAAAAGAAGAGATGGTGGCTAAGACGGGATTTGAACCTGTGACCCCATCATTATGAGTGATGTGCTCTAACCAGCTGAGCTACTTAGCCATTGTTGGCTGGGATACCAGGATTTGAACCTGGGAATGCCAGGATCAAAACCTGGTGCCTTACCGCTTGGCGATATCCCAACAATAACAATTGATAGTTTTAGTTCTTATCAAGAACATGGTGCGGAAGGAGAGACTTGAACTCTCACAACCTAAGTTACTGGAACCTAAATCCAGCGCGTCTACCAATTCCGCCACTCCCGCATTTCAAATTTTGATAAATCAAAACTGAGGTAGTTATTTTAAACTCTTCATTGAGCAACAAAAAATAAATGGTGGCTAAGACGGGATTTGAACCTGTGACCCCATCATTATGAGTGATGTGCTCTAACCAGCTGAGCTACTTAGCCATCTTTTTTGTTAGCACTTCATCGCTGAGTGCGGGGCGTATTATGCTGATATGACCCAAATCCGTCAACACCTTTTTTGCAAAAAAACACTTATCAGTGTTTGTTTGCAGGAAAATTAAGCTAAGCGGCTAAATTTTAATAAAAATGATGATTTTTTGACTGTAATTCAAATGCAAAACATGGCGATAAATCAAAAGAATAAAAACACACTGTTTAAAGTTGTTTGATTATTCGACAAGTTATCACGTACAACCTAAATTTTAGCATTAATTTGATATCTCAATACGTAATTTAATAGCTAAAGCGCTATTTTATTTTAATAAAGTGGATATTAACTGGGTTTTTTAACTACACAAAGGCGTTTTAAATAATGTTTAGTTTGGTTATATGTGCCGCTTGAGTGCTTTTGCAAAGGGATTATATAAACGCAGGTGCGACGATTAAGTAGTTAAAGAGAAGTTTTGGTAGTGAGGATATAGTAAAGGATACAAAAAAGGCTCGTAAACACGAGCCTTTTTAGGTTTTCAATCGTTTAATTAAACGTTGAACAAGAAGTTCATCACATCGCCATCTTTAACAATGTATTCTTTACCTTCTTGGCGCATTTTGCCGGCTTCTTTTGCGCCGCTTTCACCTTTGAAGCCAATAAAGTCTTCATAAGCGATAGTTTGGGCACGGATAAAGCCACGCTCAAAGTCGGTATGGATTTTACCCGCTGCTTGTGGCGCTGTTGCACCAACAGGGATTGTCCATGCGCGTACTTCTTTTACGCCTGCTGTAAAGTAAGTTTGTAATTGTAGTAGTTCATAACCACCACGAATAACAAGGTTAAGGCCTGGCTCTTCTAAGCCAAGATCAGCCATAAACTCAAGTTTATCTTCGTCATCAAGCTCAGATAGCTCAGATTCGATTGCTGCACACACAGGAACAACAACAGCGCCTTCTGACTCAGCTATAGCGCGAACGCGATCAAGTAGTGGGTTATTCTCAAAACCATCTTCAGCAACGTTTGCAATGTACATTGTTGGCTTGATAGTTAAAAAGTTAATAGAGCTAATTGCTGCTTTTTCTTCTTTAGTTAATTCTAAAGAGCGAAGCGTTAAGCCTTCATCTAAGTGTACTTTTACTTTTTCAAGCGCAGCATTTTGCTCTTTTGCGTCTTTATCGCCGCCTTTTGCTTTTTTAGCATTACGGAAAATTGCTTTTTCAGCGCTATCCATATCAGCAAGTACAAGCTCAGTGTTAATTACGTCAATATCGTCAGCAGGGTCAATAGTACCTGCAACGTGTATTACGTTTTCATCTTCAAAACAGCGAACTACATGGCCAATTGCATCCGTTTCACGAATGTTTGCTAAAAATTGGTTACCTAAGCCTTCACCTTTAGATGCGCCTTTTACTAAGCCAGCAATATCCACAAATTCCATACTTGTAGTAAGAATGCGTTGCGGGTTTACTATTTTAGCAAGCTCGTCTAGACGAGGATCTGGCACAGGTACAACACCTGTATTAGGCTCAATGGTACAAAAAGGAAAGTTAGCGGCTTCAATACCCGCTTTAGTTAGTGCATTAAAAAGCGTTGATTTACCAACGTTAGGCAAGCCAACGATGCCACATTTAAAACCCATAGTAAGATACCTTGTTAAGATTCGTTTAAACGATTATGGTTTAAAAGAATGTAGTCTGTTTTGTGCTTTTAACACACCGTCTTTTGCAAGTATTTCCATACAGCGAACTGCTTCATCAACAGCGGCATCCATTTTTTCTTGGTCTTCTTTGGCTGCTTTTCCAAGCACCCAACCAGTAACCATTTCACGATGCCCCGGATGACCTACACCTATGCGTAAACGCATAAAGTCTTTTTGATTTGCCATTTTAGCAATAATGTCTTTTAAACCATTATGACCGCCGTGTCCGCCGCCTTTTTTTAATTTGGCAACGCCTGGGTCTAAATCCAATTCGTCGTGAGCTACTAAAATGTTTTCCACGGGGATTTTGAAAAAATTAGCTAAACTACCGACCGCTTTACCACTTAAATTCATGTAAGTAGTGGGGATCAATAATTTGAATTCTTGGCCTTGGATAATCACTTTGCCAGTAAGGCCGTGATATTTAGGATCGTGTTTTAGGGTGCAGTTATAGCGTGCAGCGAGTTGCTCGATGAACCAAGCACCTGCATTGTGGCGTGTGTTTGCGTATTCGGGGCCTGGATTAGCCAGGCCCACAAGCATTTGAATAGAATTCAAGGTGCGAACCTTAAATATTATTCAGCAGCGTCTGCAGCGTCGTCTTCAACTGGCGCAGACTTATTAGCTTTGATAGTCAAGATTGACTGATCGTGGCCTTCGCCTTTACCTAGTTCAACTGAGCTAACGCCTTTTGGAAAAGCAAGGTCAGAAATATGAACTGAATCACCAACAACTAGCTCAGAAACGTTTACTTCGATGAATTCTGGAAGTGCTTTCGGAAGACAAGAAACTTCAACTTCAGTTAACTGGTGAACTACAGTTGCGCCAGCTTTAGTTACGATTTCTTCACCGATGAAATGAAGAGGAACTTTAGTTGTAAGTTTATGAGTTGCGTCTACACGTTGAAAATCAAGGTGAGTAAGCTTAGGCTTGAATGGGTGACGTTGAATATCTTTTAAGATAGCTTCAACTTTCTCGCCGCCTACGTTAAGTGTAAGAATATGAGTGTAAAAACCTTCATCTTCTTGTGCTTTGATCATATCTTTATGAGCAAAAGTAAGAGATAAAGCTTCTTTGTCAGCTCCGTAAAGGATTGCAGGAACTTTGTCTTCGCGACGTAGGCGGCGGCTCGCACCAGTACCAGTTTCTACGCGAAGTTCAGCGTCATATGTATAAGTTGTGTTAGACATGATGTCTCCAATTATTTAAAAGTTTAGGGCCTTTGCGACCAAGGTCCCTAGCCAAAAGGCGCGCTATCATACCACCGCACCCAAACAAAATAAACATCGCTTACAAAAAAAGCGCCAAAAGGCGCTTTTATACTCAAAAATGTTTAATCTTAGTGTTCAAACATCGCTGAGATAGATTCTTCGTTGCTAATACGACGAATAGTCTCTGCTAACATGTCAGCAAGCGTAAGTACCTTAATTTTATCAAGGGCTTTAAGCTCGTCAGATAGCGGGATAGAGTCAGTTACAATAACTTCGTCAATCATTGAGTCACGTAAGTTCTCTGCTGCTTTACCTGAAAGAATAGGGTGCGTTGCATATGCGAATACACGTTTAGCGCCATGTTCTTTAAGTGCTTCAGCGGCTTTACATAACGTACCACCGGTATCAATCATATCATCTACGATAATACAATCACGACCTTCTACGTCACCAATAATATGCATTACTTGAGAAACGTTAGCTTGTGGGCGACGTTTATCGATAATAGCTAAATCAGTGTCGTGTAGTAGTTTTGCAATTGCACGCGCACGTACAACACCACCGATATCTGGAGATACTACAACAACGTCTTCAAAATCACGTTCTTCCATATCTTCAAGTAATACAGGGCTACCAAATACGTTATCTACTGGTACATCAAAGAAGCCTTGGATTTGTTCTGCGTGTAAATCAACCGTAAGAACACGGTCAACGCCTACGCTTGATAAGAAATCGGCAACAACTTTAGCGGTAATTGGAACACGAGCAGAGCGTACACGACGATCTTGACGTGCATAACCAAAATAAGGAATGACGGCAGTAATACGACCTGCAGATGCACGACGTAGAGCATCAACCATAACGATAAGTTCCATAAGGTTATCGTTTGTAGGGGCACAGGTTGATTGCAATATAAAAACATCCGAGCCACGAACATTTTCATTTATTTGAACACTGATCTCACCGTCGCTAAAACGGCCAACAACAGCATCGCCTAATTCAATATATAATCGTTTTGCAACTTTTTGAGCTAACTCAGGTGTTGCGTTACCAGCGAAGAGCTTCATGTCAGGCACGGTAGGGTTCCTCAGGCACTGAATTTTTGGACTAACCAATAATGATAAAAACCACTAGGGGTTAACTTATGATTACTTGTACGTTACTTCATTGATCGAATATGGCGGTAAGCTCCGTATGAGCAGGTGAGACATTTGCGCTAGAAGCAACAAAACCCTGCCAAGTATGGGGGAGATTATCAAGTACATCTTGTGCTTGAACTTGACTTGCAAATTCTACAAAACAACATGAACCTGTTCCGGTCATCTTCGACGGGGCGTATTTTAGCAACCACTGAAGGGTTTTTTCAACCTCGGGGCAGAGCTTTTTAACTAAAGGCTCACAATCATTAGTTAAACTGTGCTGTTCCCAGTTGCCAATTATTTTTGGTGTGTCGCGTTTTAAATCGGGATGAGTAAAAATTTTGGCTGTACTTACATGCTGATTTGGGTGAACTACACAGTACCATTTTTTCTCAAGGGTTACATGGTGCAATTGTTCACCAATACCGTGTGCTATGGCGCTTTGACCTTGAATGAATACAGGTACATCGGCTCCTAATTGTAAGCCTAATTTACCTAAAATTGTTAAATTTAAATCAAGCCCCCACATTTTATTTAATGCTAATAATGTTGTGGCAGCATCTGAAGAACCACCTCCAACACCGCCTCCCATTGGCAAACGTTTAGTTAAATTTATTTTTACGCCGTAGGGTGTTTTACTATAGGTTTGTAATAAAAGTGCCGCTTTATAGATGAGATTATCACTCAAGGGTATGTCTTTAGTATCACCTGTTATAGAAATACTTGCATCATTGGTTAATTCAAAATGCAGGGTGTCACCAAAATTTAAAAAGGTGAATAAGGTTTCTAGTTCGTGATAGCCATCATCACGGCGTGCATTTATATGTAAAAATAAGTTGAGCTTTGCAGGAGCAATAACAGAAAAAGAAGTTGTGCTATTCATGCTTAAAATAACCTGAAATTTAGATGATGAATCTATCTCGCGTCGCTACCCACAGTACTAACTGCGTTAAGGCCACCCTAAGTAGAGCAGCCTTCACGCGTAAAATTTTTATGCGTGCACTGAAAATATCTGACTAGAGAAAAATAAGTTTAAATGTTTTACGATTCAACTAAGTTAGTTAATATTTTAACCCAGTTTTGGTTTTACCAATCCGCAATAATACTTAATCATTTTCAGAGGCTAAACGTGTCGCTATCTGCGTTAAAAAATTCTCATTTAGAACAACTAAATAGCGAATTTTTTGCCTTGCTATCAACACGTTTATCCGCCCTCAAAATAGATCACTTAATTATGCGGATTGGTATTAATTAAATTGCCAATCGTAGAGTTGAATTTTAATTTTTATTTGTTGATGCTTCAAAGTAAGCTTTGTTGGTAACCAATAACCATTACTTTGTATATAAGTACCATAATCTATTTGCCACTTTTTACCTGTTTTATCAAACCACAACACTTGTTTAGCACGACCTAGCTCATCAACCACTAAACTTTGATCCTCTATGGTGCCTTTTAGCCAATTATTGGCGTTGTCTACTGGTAGGGTAAAGCCTGTTAGGCGTTTTAAAAGTGCTGAGGCATTAGTATCAAAATACTCATCGCCATCAAATTCAAGCTCAGCCCCATTTACTGTTTGCTTGAGTGATAAAATGCGAGTACCAATAAATGTAGTTAAAATTAAATTATTGGTTTTTGCTGTTTGCTGCCAATTTAAGTTTGCAGATTGGCGTTCTTCTGGACTTATAAAAGCAAGTTTCCCTTCCACCAGCCAAGTTTTTTGCGCACTAAGACGTGGTTTCCAATCATCATAAAGTGTTGTTTTTGTATCAATTTGATGAGCACAGCCCCCCAAAAACAAAAAAAACATGAATAAAATCAAATATTGTCGAATCAAATGTTGTTCCTTACTTTCCATATTCCGCTGATTTTTGGTAAAATTGCCGCCTTTAAAGTAGGGCTCAGCAATATTTGGCAAATATGACCATAATAGCACTAGGTATAAATCACAAAACCGCATCCGTAGAACTACGTGAAAAAGTGGCTTTTTCGCCTGAGCAAATTTCAGAGGCGTTGCAACAATTAAGTGGCCATGCCGACTTTAATGAAGCGGTTATTGTGTCTACCTGTAACCGAACCGAAATCTATTGTAGCCTTGCTCAGCAAAATTCCCAAACACTGTTATCGTGGCTTGCCAGTTTCCATGGTTTGGATGAACATGAACTGAGTAAAAATATTTACTGTCACGAAGATAGCGCAGCTATAAATCATTTAATGCGTGTTGCGTGTGGGCTTGACTCTTTAGTGTTGGGCGAGCCGCAAATTTTGGGGCAAATTAAGCAATCTTTTTTTAGTGCTAAAACGCATGATGCTATAGGCGTTACATTTGATAGGTTGTTCCAAAAAACGTTTTCGGTTGCTAAACAAGTTAGAACAGAAACCGATATAGGCGCAAGTGCGGTATCGGTGGCGTTTGCTGCGGTTAATTTAGCAAAGCACATTTACGGTAAGCTTGATAAAACCAATGTTTTATTAATTGGTGCTGGCGAAACAATAGAATTAGTTGCAAAGCATTTATACCAAAATGAGCCACAAAATATTACGGTGGCAAACAGAACCATTGAGCGTGCTCGTGGTTTAGCCGACGAAGTGTCGGCAGATGTAATTGCTTTAGCGCAATTACCAGAGCGTTTGCATAAGGCCGATATTGTAATCAGTTCGACAGCCAGTACTTTACCAATTATAGGTAAAGGTGTTGTTGAGCAGGCATTAAAGCAGCGCCGCCATAAACCTATGCTATTTATAGATATTGCAGTACCACGTGATATTGAAAGCCAAGTAGGGGAGCTTGATGCTGCCTATTTATATTCCGTTGATGACTTACAAGCCATTGTAAGCGAGAATATGGCCGCTCGGGAGCAAGCTGCACAGCAAGCACAAATAATTATTAGCGAACGCACCAAAGAGTTTGCAATGTGGATGCGCTCGCTCGATTCGGTCGATTTAATTCGCCATTATAGAAATGATGTACAAACAATTAAATCAGAACTTGTAGAACGTGCTGTTAGTCAGCTAAATACAGGTAAAGATGCAGAAAAAATTATATTAGAGCTCGCCAATAAATTAACCAATCGCTTAATGCACGCGCCTACCCGTGCTATTCAAGATGCAGCGAAAAAAGGTGAAGTGGCACAGCTAAACCAGTTGAAAAAAATGTTAGGTATTGATCAGGAATAACCGTTAAATGAAAGAGTCTGTTTATAATAAGTTAGAAACCTTAGTAGAGCGTTATGAAGAAGTACAAGCGCTGCTAAGCGACCCGTCGGTCATTAGTGATCAAAACCGTTTTCGTGCGCTTTCTAAAGAGTATTCGGAGCTTGAAGAAATCGTTAAGACGTTTTTATCGTTCAAGGGTACACAAGATGATTTAGCCAGTGCTGAAGAAATGCTTAAAGATTCAGACCCTGAAATGCGTGAAATGGCGCAAGAAGAATATAAAGAAGCTAAAGCGCAAATTTTAACACTAGAAGATGAACTTCAAGTATTAATGTTACCTAAAGATCCTAAAGATAATAACAATGTATTTTTAGAAGTGCGCGCAGGTACAGGTGGTGATGAAGCGGCTATATTTGCTGGTGATTTATTTAGAATGTACAGCCGTTTTGCTGAAACGCAAAAATGGAAACTTGAAGTGGTTACTACTAACGAAGGTGAACACGGCGGTTATAAAGAAGTCATCGCGAATATTAGTGGTGAAGGCGTTTACGGTAAGCTTAAGTTTGAATCAGGTGTACACCGTGTTCAACGTGTACCAGAAACTGAATCGCAAGGGCGCGTGCATACTTCTGCATGTACTGTAGCAGTAATGGCAGAAGTGCCAGAAGCAGAAGCGATTGAAATTAACACCGCCGATATAAAAGTAGATACTTTTAGGGCGTCGGGCGCTGGTGGTCAGCACGTAAATAAAACTGACTCAGCAATCCGTATTACGCATTTACCAACCGGTGTTGTGGTTGAGTGTCAGGATGAGCGTTCGCAACATAAAAACCGTGCTAAAGCGATGTCAGTACTTGCAGCGCGTTTACAACAAGCTGAAGATGAAAAGCGCCATGCTGCAGAGGCCTCTGAGCGTCGTAACTTAGTTGGTAGCGGTGATCGTTCTGAGCGTATCCGTACTTACAATTACCCACAAGGTCGTATTACCGATCACCGTATTAATTTAACGCTTTATCGTTTAAATGAAGTAGTAGCGGGTGATTTAGGTGCAATTGTAGACCCATTAATGCAAGAACATCAGGCAGATTTATTGGCTGCGATGGGCGACGATTAATAGTGAGCCTAACTCTTGAACAAGCAATTGCTGCAGGTGCTGATTTATTAGCATCTAGCAGCGAAAGCGCCAAATTAGACGCACAAGTTTTACTTCTTCATATACTTCAAAAACCTCGTAGCTACCTTTTTACTTGGCCAGAGCATGCGCTTAGTAATGAGCAGCAGTCGCAATTTAATGTATTTCTTCAAAGGCGTTTAAAAGGTGAGCCAGTGGCCCACATTACAGGGCTGCGTGAGTTTTGGAGCTTGTCGCTTGAAGTAAATGCAACAACGCTAATTCCTCGCCCTGATACTGAAACCTTGGTTGAATGCGCATTAAACTTGGTTATGCTCGATACTGCAAAAGTACTTGATTTAGGCACGGGAACAGGTGCAATAGCGCTTGCATTAGGCTGC harbors:
- the ychF gene encoding redox-regulated ATPase YchF, which encodes MGFKCGIVGLPNVGKSTLFNALTKAGIEAANFPFCTIEPNTGVVPVPDPRLDELAKIVNPQRILTTSMEFVDIAGLVKGASKGEGLGNQFLANIRETDAIGHVVRCFEDENVIHVAGTIDPADDIDVINTELVLADMDSAEKAIFRNAKKAKGGDKDAKEQNAALEKVKVHLDEGLTLRSLELTKEEKAAISSINFLTIKPTMYIANVAEDGFENNPLLDRVRAIAESEGAVVVPVCAAIESELSELDDEDKLEFMADLGLEEPGLNLVIRGGYELLQLQTYFTAGVKEVRAWTIPVGATAPQAAGKIHTDFERGFIRAQTIAYEDFIGFKGESGAKEAGKMRQEGKEYIVKDGDVMNFLFNV
- the pth gene encoding aminoacyl-tRNA hydrolase, with the protein product MNSIQMLVGLANPGPEYANTRHNAGAWFIEQLAARYNCTLKHDPKYHGLTGKVIIQGQEFKLLIPTTYMNLSGKAVGSLANFFKIPVENILVAHDELDLDPGVAKLKKGGGHGGHNGLKDIIAKMANQKDFMRLRIGVGHPGHREMVTGWVLGKAAKEDQEKMDAAVDEAVRCMEILAKDGVLKAQNRLHSFKP
- a CDS encoding 50S ribosomal protein L25/general stress protein Ctc; translated protein: MSNTTYTYDAELRVETGTGASRRLRREDKVPAILYGADKEALSLTFAHKDMIKAQEDEGFYTHILTLNVGGEKVEAILKDIQRHPFKPKLTHLDFQRVDATHKLTTKVPLHFIGEEIVTKAGATVVHQLTEVEVSCLPKALPEFIEVNVSELVVGDSVHISDLAFPKGVSSVELGKGEGHDQSILTIKANKSAPVEDDAADAAE
- a CDS encoding ribose-phosphate pyrophosphokinase, with product MPDMKLFAGNATPELAQKVAKRLYIELGDAVVGRFSDGEISVQINENVRGSDVFILQSTCAPTNDNLMELIVMVDALRRASAGRITAVIPYFGYARQDRRVRSARVPITAKVVADFLSSVGVDRVLTVDLHAEQIQGFFDVPVDNVFGSPVLLEDMEERDFEDVVVVSPDIGGVVRARAIAKLLHDTDLAIIDKRRPQANVSQVMHIIGDVEGRDCIIVDDMIDTGGTLCKAAEALKEHGAKRVFAYATHPILSGKAAENLRDSMIDEVIVTDSIPLSDELKALDKIKVLTLADMLAETIRRISNEESISAMFEH
- the ispE gene encoding 4-(cytidine 5'-diphospho)-2-C-methyl-D-erythritol kinase, yielding MNSTTSFSVIAPAKLNLFLHINARRDDGYHELETLFTFLNFGDTLHFELTNDASISITGDTKDIPLSDNLIYKAALLLQTYSKTPYGVKINLTKRLPMGGGVGGGSSDAATTLLALNKMWGLDLNLTILGKLGLQLGADVPVFIQGQSAIAHGIGEQLHHVTLEKKWYCVVHPNQHVSTAKIFTHPDLKRDTPKIIGNWEQHSLTNDCEPLVKKLCPEVEKTLQWLLKYAPSKMTGTGSCCFVEFASQVQAQDVLDNLPHTWQGFVASSANVSPAHTELTAIFDQ
- the lolB gene encoding lipoprotein insertase outer membrane protein LolB, with the protein product MIRQYLILFMFFLFLGGCAHQIDTKTTLYDDWKPRLSAQKTWLVEGKLAFISPEERQSANLNWQQTAKTNNLILTTFIGTRILSLKQTVNGAELEFDGDEYFDTNASALLKRLTGFTLPVDNANNWLKGTIEDQSLVVDELGRAKQVLWFDKTGKKWQIDYGTYIQSNGYWLPTKLTLKHQQIKIKIQLYDWQFN
- the hemA gene encoding glutamyl-tRNA reductase gives rise to the protein MTIIALGINHKTASVELREKVAFSPEQISEALQQLSGHADFNEAVIVSTCNRTEIYCSLAQQNSQTLLSWLASFHGLDEHELSKNIYCHEDSAAINHLMRVACGLDSLVLGEPQILGQIKQSFFSAKTHDAIGVTFDRLFQKTFSVAKQVRTETDIGASAVSVAFAAVNLAKHIYGKLDKTNVLLIGAGETIELVAKHLYQNEPQNITVANRTIERARGLADEVSADVIALAQLPERLHKADIVISSTASTLPIIGKGVVEQALKQRRHKPMLFIDIAVPRDIESQVGELDAAYLYSVDDLQAIVSENMAAREQAAQQAQIIISERTKEFAMWMRSLDSVDLIRHYRNDVQTIKSELVERAVSQLNTGKDAEKIILELANKLTNRLMHAPTRAIQDAAKKGEVAQLNQLKKMLGIDQE
- the prfA gene encoding peptide chain release factor 1, translated to MKESVYNKLETLVERYEEVQALLSDPSVISDQNRFRALSKEYSELEEIVKTFLSFKGTQDDLASAEEMLKDSDPEMREMAQEEYKEAKAQILTLEDELQVLMLPKDPKDNNNVFLEVRAGTGGDEAAIFAGDLFRMYSRFAETQKWKLEVVTTNEGEHGGYKEVIANISGEGVYGKLKFESGVHRVQRVPETESQGRVHTSACTVAVMAEVPEAEAIEINTADIKVDTFRASGAGGQHVNKTDSAIRITHLPTGVVVECQDERSQHKNRAKAMSVLAARLQQAEDEKRHAAEASERRNLVGSGDRSERIRTYNYPQGRITDHRINLTLYRLNEVVAGDLGAIVDPLMQEHQADLLAAMGDD